In one window of Pseudochaenichthys georgianus chromosome 5, fPseGeo1.2, whole genome shotgun sequence DNA:
- the LOC117447356 gene encoding odorant receptor 131-2-like produces MNPRYILYIHLVLNDMILLTTFTLVYVLSYIVYTLNVSFCMFLLSIAILSNVNNPFTLAVMAVECYIAVCFPLRHSLICTVQKTYAVIGLMWLIGLLTILPDIFNALATESLDFFRSRVFCFSANVFRNPVLKERRDVSNIVCLVIIWLTLFYTYFHIICTAKLAAADNKKARNTVLLHGFQLLLCMLTYIFFLSIEGLTFLFPRAVRTIRFIISILIHVLPRLISPLVYGLRDKMFRKYLRKYLPS; encoded by the coding sequence ATGAACCCTCGCTACATCCTGTACATCCACCTGGTTCTGAACGACATGATCCTGCTCACCACCTTCACACTGGTCTATGTCCTGAGTTACATCGTCTACACGCTCAACGTCTCCTTCTGCATGTTCCTGCTCAGCATTGCCATATTATCCAACGTCAACAACCCGTTCACGCTGGCTGTGATGGCGGTGGAGTGTTACATCGCTGTGTGCTTCCCTCTCAGACACTCCCTCATCTGCACGGTGCAGAAAACATACGCCGTTATCGGCCTCATGTGGCTGATCGGACTCCTCACCATTCTTCCGGATATTTTCAATGCTTTGGCCACAGAGTCCCTGGACTTCTTTCGCTCCagggtgttttgtttcagtgcaAATGTCTTCAGAAACCCCGTTCTTAAAGAGAGGCGAGACGTGTCCAACATCGTGTGTCTGGTGATAATTTGGCTCActcttttttacacatacttcCATATAATCTGCACAGCGAAGTTAGCGGCGGCGGATAATAAAAAGGCGAGAAACACAGTGTTGCTGCACGGATTCCAGCTTCTGCTCTGCATGCTGacatatattttctttttatccATTGAGGGTCTCACGTTTCTTTTCCCCAGAGCAGTGCGGACCATTCGCTTTATCATTTCAATACTCATCCACGTTCTGCCTCGACTCATCAGTCCGCTGGTTTACGGGCTGAGAGACAAGATGTTCAGGAAGTACCTGAGAAAATACTTACCCagctag